One Aegilops tauschii subsp. strangulata cultivar AL8/78 chromosome 7, Aet v6.0, whole genome shotgun sequence genomic window carries:
- the LOC141027434 gene encoding FBD-associated F-box protein At1g60410-like codes for MESPPPKRNTGHVGEDGISALPDHLLLDILERLHLREAVRAGALSTRWRHLPSHLSLVHLDAGHFRGATSLQVMDAFTGAARALLTRVPPAEGVCESGALKVLVLSFYTSSPHLTSLALAVGSGTSA; via the coding sequence ATGGAGTCGCCGCCGCCCAAGCGCAACACCGGCCACGTCGGCGAGGACGGAATCAGCGCCCTCcccgaccacctcctcctcgacATCCTCGAGCGCCTCCACCTGCGCGAGGCGGTCCGCGCCGGCGCGCTCTCCACGCGGTGGCGGCACCTCCCCAGCCACCTCTCGCTCGTGCACCTCGACGCCGGTCACTTCCGCGGCGCCACATCGCTCCAGGTCATGGACGCGTTCACGGGCGCGGCGCGGGCCTTGCTCACTCGGGTGCCTCCCGCCGAGGGAGTGTGCGAGAGTGGTGCCCTCAAGGTGCTCGTCCTCAGCTTCTACACGTCTTCCCCTCACCTGACCTCATTAGCACTTGCAGTAGGCTCAGGCACCTCAGCTTGA
- the LOC109744698 gene encoding pentatricopeptide repeat-containing protein At1g71490, with protein sequence MSAAAAHSPSPWPPPAPPAPTRPDSLTSLLGSLSTPSAARLLPCPVLAFSQLRRLLPAPHLLLRPIISLLHLHGSSPRLGLQLHALSLSLGLSRDPLLLRRLVSLYCSHPSLLPDAASLAAGSACPVTYNILMSSCLAHGLPRQALAAYQQMLSSAAVAPDAFTYPSVLRACAEARDLAMGRAVHTHAAGAGMDGHLFFQNALVSMYAKCGDLVAARRVFDGMEHKDVVSWNSMISAYATTGQWEEAVDLFQKMRAEEAEVNSVTWNTIAGVYIKMRDHKAAVALIREMVRGGAEVDFVTVVIGLNACSRVGWLRLGKEIHGLAVRMCCDGEQSVSNALITMYARCKDMDCAHRLFTMLGCPGVVTWNTMIASFALSDGAEEASRFLREMVSSGVQPNYVTVVTYLALCARVANLQHGRELHTHIVKHGFKGYRLLWNSLIDMYSKSGRLSVAQNVFDTMEDRDMISYTSMIAGYGMQGKGSVALRLFDQMIDSGIKPDNIIMVTVLSACSHSGLVTHGEELFDKMTSSYGIKPQTEHYTCMVDLYARAGLLEKAEGVLNRSSFIPTPAMWAALVGACHDRGNIIIGERAARRLLEMRTENAGHYVLIANMYAAAGCWEELAEVRKLMRDSGVMKAPGLAWADLGNGFTPFLVGDRSNPLAPEIYEVLDELSEQMKNINSCSDLEMVEGFVE encoded by the coding sequence ATGTCCGCCGCGGCGGCGCACTCGCcatcgccatggccgccgccagCTCCGCCGGCGCCGACTAGGCCCGACTCCCTCACCTCCCTTCTCGGCTCCCTCTCCACCCCCTCCgccgcgcgcctcctcccctgccCCGTCCTCGCCTTCTCCCAGCTCCGCCGCCTGCTCCCCGCtccccacctcctcctccgccccatcatctccctcctccacCTCCACGGCTCCAGCCCCCGGCTGGGCCTGCAGCTGCACGCGCTGTCCCTCTCCCTCGGCCTCTCCCGGGacccgctcctcctccgccgcctcgtCTCGCTCTACTGCTCCCACCCCTCCCTGCTGCCGGACGCCGCCTCCCTCGCCGCCGGCTCCGCCTGCCCCGTCACCTACAACATCCTCATGTCCTCctgcctcgcccacggcctcccGCGCCAGGCCCTCGCCGCCTACCAGCAGATGCTCAGCAGCGCCGCGGTCGCCCCCGACGCCTTCACCTACCCTTCCGTCCTCCGCGCCTGCGCCGAGGCCCGGGACCTCGCGATGGGCCGGGCGGTGCACACGCATGCCGCCGGCGCCGGGATGGACGGGCACTTGTTCTTCCAGAACGCGCTGGTGTCCATGTACGCCAAGTGCGGGGACCTGGTCGCCGCACGAAGGGTGTTCGACGGAATGGAGCACAAGGATGTCGTGTCCTGGAACTCTATGATTTCAGCGTATGCTACTACCGGGCAATGGGAAGAGGCTGTGGATCTGTTTCAGAAGATGAGGGCCGAGGAGGCAGAGGTGAACTCGGTCACGTGGAACACGATCGCTGGGGTGTACATTAAGATGCGCGACCATAAGGCAGCGGTTGCGCTGATCAGGGAGATGGTAAGGGGTGGAGCAGAGGTGGATTTCGTGACAGTGGTGATTGGGTTGAACGCGTGCTCGCGGGTTGGCTGGCTCAGGCTCGGGAAGGAGATCCATGGGTTGGCGGTACGCATGTGCTGTGACGGGGAACAGAGTGTAAGCAATGCGTTGATCACCATGTATGCCAGGTGCAAGGATATGGATTGCGCTCACAGGCTGTTTACAATGCTGGGGTGCCCTGGTGTGGTGACATGGAATACGATGATAGCTAGTTTTGCATTGTCAGATGGGGCAGAAGAGGCTTCCAGATTTCTCCGTGAAATGGTATCTAGTGGCGTACAGCCTAATTATGTCACTGTTGTCACCTACCTTGCCCTCTGCGCCCGTGTTGCAAACCTGCAGCATGGGCGGGAGCTTCACACCCACATTGTTAAGCATGGGTTTAAAGGTTATCGGTTGCTGTGGAACTCTCTTATTGACATGTACTCCAAGTCAGGCAGGCTCTCTGTAGCGCAAAATGTCTTTGATACCATGGAGGACCGTGATATGATATCCTACACTTCAATGATAGCAGGATATGGAATGCAAGGGAAAGGATCAGTTGCCCTACGGCTTTTCGACCAGATGATTGATAGTGGGATCAAGCCAGACAACATTATCATGGTCACTGTCCTCTCTGCTTGCAGCCACTCTGGACTTGTGACTCATGGAGAAGAGCTTTTTGACAAGATGACCAGTTCATATGGTATAAAGCCCCAGACAGAGCATTATACTTGCATGGTTGATCTATATGCGCGTGCTGGCCTATTAGAAAAGGCAGAAGGGGTGCTCAATCGGAGCTCTTTCATTCCAACACCCGCGATGTGGGCAGCATTAGTTGGGGCTTGTCATGACAGGGGTAACATAATAATTGGTGAAAGGGCAGCAAGGAGACTCTTGGAGATGAGGACAGAGAATGCTGGGCACTATGTTCTAATTGCCAACATGTATGCAGCTGCAGGTTGCTGGGAAGAGCTAGCAGAAGTCAGGAAGCTGATGCGAGACTCAGGTGTCATGAAAGCACCTGGGTTGGCATGGGCTGATCTTGGTAATGGGTTTACGCCTTTTTTGGTTGGAGACAGGTCAAATCCTCTAGCACCAGAGATctatgaagttttggatgaactgTCGGAGCAAATGAAGAATATAAATAGCTGCAGTGATCTAGAAATGGTAGAGGGATTCGTAGAGTAA